The segment TCGCACGTGCTCCCCGGCGCCGGCCACTGGATCCAGCAGGAGCGCGCCGGGGAGGTCAACGACCTGCTCGTGGACTTCCTGCGCTCTCTCTGAACCCAGGCTCGGCCGGCGCATGTCCTCCGTGCGCGCCGTGATCTACGACTTCGACGGTCTCCTGCTCGAGACGGAGGGGCCGACCTACCAGTCCTGGGCCGAGACCTACGAGGCCCACGGCGTGCCCCTGAGCCTCGACGAGTGGACGCTCACCATCGGCCGGGTCGACCACCCCGACCCGTGGGAGGAGCTGCAGCGGCGCCTGGGCCGCCCCCTCGACCCGTCCGTCCGCGATGCCCGCCGGCAGCGCCGCGACGAGCTGCTGCACGCCCTGGGCCCGTGCGCCGGCGCCGCCGAGTCGCTGCTCGAGGCGCGGGAGCTCGGGCTGGCGACGGCGGTGGCGTCGAGCTCGGGCGCCGACTGGGTCGGCTCGCACCTCGACCGGCTGGGCCTCGGCGCCTACATCGACCACCTCAGCTGCTACGACGGCACCATCCCGGCCAAGCCCGCCCCCGACCTGTACCTGCGCGCCCTGCGCCAGCTCGGGGTCGACGCCGGCGCCGCCGTGGCCTTCGAGGACTCCCACAACGGGCTGCGGGCCGCCAAGGCCGCCGGCA is part of the Acidimicrobiales bacterium genome and harbors:
- a CDS encoding HAD-IA family hydrolase, producing MSSVRAVIYDFDGLLLETEGPTYQSWAETYEAHGVPLSLDEWTLTIGRVDHPDPWEELQRRLGRPLDPSVRDARRQRRDELLHALGPCAGAAESLLEARELGLATAVASSSGADWVGSHLDRLGLGAYIDHLSCYDGTIPAKPAPDLYLRALRQLGVDAGAAVAFEDSHNGLRAAKAAGIRCVVVPTPMTARMDFSLADLVIDRLGRPPLRELLVQLTGAA